The following proteins are encoded in a genomic region of Streptococcus sp. 29892:
- a CDS encoding YitT family protein: MKERIKDFAYVTLGSIVMAIGFNSLFLENNIVSGGVGGLAIALNALLGWNPAEFVLYCNIPLLIICWIFLGKSVFVKTVYGSLIYPFCIKLTAGLPNLTDNPLLAAIFGGIILGFGLGLVFRGNSSTGGTGILIQLIHKYTPLSLGVTMAIIDGIIVGLGFIAFDPDTVMHSIIALMTITYIVNRMMSGSQSSRNVMIISHKSSQIKDYITKVADRGVTEFPVVGGFTGVDKRMLMTTISIPEMQKLETAILEIDEAAFMVVMPASQVRGRGFSLQKDHKHYDEDILIPM, from the coding sequence ATGAAAGAACGGATTAAAGATTTTGCTTATGTGACCCTTGGTTCCATCGTTATGGCTATCGGTTTTAACAGTCTATTTTTAGAAAATAATATCGTTTCTGGGGGAGTAGGAGGACTAGCCATCGCTCTCAATGCCTTGCTAGGCTGGAACCCTGCCGAGTTTGTCCTCTATTGCAATATTCCCTTACTCATTATTTGTTGGATTTTTCTAGGGAAATCTGTCTTTGTCAAAACCGTTTACGGCTCCTTAATTTATCCATTTTGCATCAAGTTGACAGCTGGTTTACCAAACTTGACAGATAATCCTTTACTTGCTGCTATTTTTGGTGGGATTATCCTTGGATTTGGACTGGGACTTGTCTTTCGTGGAAACTCATCTACCGGTGGTACCGGTATCCTTATTCAATTGATTCATAAATACACTCCCCTATCACTAGGAGTAACAATGGCTATTATCGATGGCATTATCGTTGGACTTGGTTTCATCGCTTTTGATCCAGATACTGTCATGCATTCGATTATTGCCCTCATGACTATTACTTACATTGTCAACCGTATGATGTCTGGAAGTCAATCCTCACGGAATGTCATGATTATTTCCCATAAATCTAGCCAAATCAAAGACTACATCACAAAGGTGGCAGATCGTGGTGTAACAGAGTTTCCTGTTGTCGGAGGATTTACAGGTGTTGACAAGCGTATGTTGATGACTACCATCTCTATTCCAGAGATGCAAAAATTGGAAACAGCTATACTAGAAATCGATGAAGCTGCTTTTATGGTTGTTATGCCTGCCAGTCAAGTTCGTGGACGTGGTTTTAGCTTACAAAAAGACCATAAACATTACGATGAAGATATTTTAATTCCAATGTAA